From Halotia branconii CENA392, the proteins below share one genomic window:
- a CDS encoding ABC transporter ATP-binding protein — translation MLKINKLNKSYKNRKVLQDLTLHIDSGEIYGLLGANGAGKTTTINIICNLLQADSGDVKINNQPASAATKKLIGIAPQENLLYKTLSCEENLKFFADIYGLDRETRQKQVQKTLAAVNLLERAKSTVETLSGGMRRRLNIAVALVHQPKLVILDEPTTGLDIEARYEIWELIRQLKNQGITILLTTHLLDEAERLCQRIGILKNGQILAEGSLAELRNLIPAQEIVVVQTIQEQQAIAKAKEHGFTHRYYGNDLAFWLPEPLELKEIISRFEGIAIDSIARQPVRLEHIYMEVTKN, via the coding sequence ATGCTAAAAATTAATAAGTTAAATAAATCTTACAAAAATAGAAAAGTTTTACAAGATTTGACTTTACACATTGATTCAGGAGAAATATATGGTTTATTAGGAGCAAATGGAGCCGGAAAGACGACAACAATTAACATTATTTGCAATTTACTTCAGGCTGATAGTGGTGATGTTAAGATCAACAATCAACCAGCTTCCGCAGCTACCAAAAAACTAATTGGCATTGCACCTCAAGAGAATTTGCTTTATAAAACACTATCTTGTGAGGAAAATCTCAAATTTTTTGCTGATATTTATGGTTTAGATCGAGAAACACGCCAAAAACAAGTACAAAAAACTCTAGCGGCTGTTAACTTGTTAGAAAGAGCAAAAAGCACAGTAGAAACCCTCAGTGGAGGAATGCGGCGGCGGTTAAATATTGCAGTGGCTTTAGTACATCAGCCAAAATTAGTAATTTTAGATGAACCAACTACAGGATTAGATATTGAAGCGCGATACGAAATTTGGGAGTTAATTCGGCAACTTAAAAATCAAGGAATAACAATTTTACTGACAACTCACTTATTAGATGAGGCAGAGCGTTTATGTCAAAGAATTGGCATCCTTAAAAATGGGCAAATTTTGGCTGAGGGTAGTTTAGCAGAGTTACGCAATTTAATTCCAGCCCAAGAAATTGTAGTAGTACAAACTATACAAGAACAACAAGCGATCGCCAAAGCTAAAGAACATGGTTTCACACATAGATATTATGGTAACGATCTCGCTTTTTGGCTGCCAGAGCCTCTGGAATTAAAAGAAATTATTTCGCGGTTTGAAGGCATCGCAATTGATTCTATTGCTCGTCAACCTGTACGGTTAGAGCATATTTACATGGAAGTAACAAAAAATTGA
- a CDS encoding ABC transporter permease — protein sequence MKYWRETIAVTQRILIELLRRRRSLIFWSIFPISILILSGFILAERAKLSTAVAFEYAAPSSLVGAALFFSCLGGSVATVVAEREQQTLKRLFVSPLSGISYFLGIFMAHSCIGIGQTILIYTVAAFWGATFQGSILLGVTIILTSIVAYVGLGFILGTQLARRIEDVNALIAAFGVPLLILGGAFLPSSLFPQTLINIARYNPIYHMNEALVGVSAKGDKINDITFHFWFLLIFALAMVICGWLSYQRMLIIERRL from the coding sequence ATGAAATATTGGCGTGAAACTATAGCTGTAACTCAGCGGATACTAATTGAACTGTTGCGCCGCAGACGCAGCTTAATTTTTTGGAGTATTTTCCCCATATCAATATTAATCCTTAGTGGATTTATTTTGGCAGAAAGAGCAAAACTATCAACAGCTGTGGCTTTTGAATATGCTGCACCCTCAAGTTTAGTAGGCGCGGCATTGTTTTTTAGCTGTTTAGGCGGTAGTGTAGCAACTGTAGTTGCAGAAAGAGAACAACAAACTCTAAAACGTCTTTTTGTCTCTCCTTTGAGTGGTATATCTTATTTTTTAGGAATTTTTATGGCTCATAGTTGCATTGGTATTGGTCAGACAATCTTGATTTATACTGTTGCTGCTTTTTGGGGTGCTACATTCCAGGGTTCTATTTTATTAGGAGTTACAATTATCTTAACAAGTATTGTGGCTTACGTTGGTTTGGGTTTTATTTTAGGTACACAATTGGCTCGCCGCATCGAAGATGTTAATGCGCTGATAGCCGCTTTTGGAGTTCCTTTACTAATTCTCGGTGGAGCATTTTTACCAAGTTCTTTGTTTCCACAAACATTAATTAATATTGCCCGATATAATCCGATTTATCACATGAATGAAGCTCTAGTTGGAGTTTCAGCCAAGGGAGATAAAATTAATGATATCACATTTCATTTTTGGTTTTTATTAATATTTGCTTTAGCAATGGTGATCTGTGGCTGGTTATCTTATCAGCGAATGTTGATAATTGAAAGGAGATTATAG
- a CDS encoding FAD-dependent oxidoreductase, with amino-acid sequence MSKLFNLPELSTISRRTLLKVFGIGAIAGVTGYSRFSKPKPTIFQKDTLNLPHLLNQEKTVVVVGGGLAGLACAYELSQRGFAVTLLEKSPQLGGKIASWQIEAAGETFMMEHGFHGFFPQYYNLKSIVTELGINNNFKSLNFYSVVYRNSQYQPEIFYPSSSAFPWNIIDLAIASPNRFKWGINLTKLKHLQVFQAITGFQREKNFRRFDQISVADWVETEFPQGLYDLYFLPFAKSSLNAPDAMSVGELMQFFHFYFFGNPEGLAFNGTKDDMGTSLVQPMVKAIQNNGGKIITGANVSEISAVEGKIDRLKYYIGSNKNHVPFWVKQNSIIDSEKINYFGAADEMFAIASGSKEAISLTCTHQGCTVKMAADGKFHCPCHGAVFAADGKVLKGPAQRNLPQYQVSQKQDDQVQLVAANQESTLLETIQADYYVFATDVPGVQQLFNRVNGDIDQKVRSQVEDLSIADPFAVCRFWFDRDFVWEQSNFTSLSGYQLTDSITLYHRIQSQFVDWAQRTGGSVVELHAYCYKEKEFPHQEALLTTFANELYEIVPELKQANLLHRELVNQKNFSGYPPNSYAERPETSTCISNLMFAGDWVKMPFPCGLMERAVSSGLLAANEILHREGLQRRSLLSVNPEGLLQI; translated from the coding sequence ATGAGCAAACTATTTAACTTGCCGGAATTATCCACTATTTCCCGTCGTACACTGCTGAAAGTGTTTGGTATTGGTGCGATCGCTGGAGTTACAGGATATTCTCGGTTTAGTAAGCCAAAACCTACAATCTTCCAAAAAGATACTCTTAATTTACCACATCTACTGAATCAAGAAAAAACTGTTGTGGTCGTTGGGGGAGGTTTAGCTGGTTTAGCTTGTGCTTATGAATTGAGTCAGCGGGGGTTTGCAGTCACACTTTTAGAAAAGTCTCCGCAACTAGGTGGCAAAATTGCCAGTTGGCAAATAGAAGCGGCTGGTGAAACATTCATGATGGAACATGGTTTTCATGGATTTTTTCCCCAGTATTATAACTTGAAAAGTATAGTTACAGAATTAGGAATTAATAATAACTTTAAATCCTTAAATTTTTATTCTGTTGTTTATCGTAATTCTCAATATCAACCAGAGATATTTTATCCTAGTAGTTCGGCATTTCCTTGGAATATTATTGATTTGGCGATCGCTTCTCCCAACCGCTTCAAATGGGGAATTAATCTGACTAAATTAAAACATTTACAAGTCTTCCAAGCAATTACTGGTTTTCAAAGAGAAAAAAATTTTCGGCGGTTTGATCAGATATCGGTTGCTGATTGGGTAGAAACGGAATTTCCCCAAGGATTATATGATTTATATTTTCTTCCTTTTGCTAAATCAAGCTTGAATGCACCAGATGCCATGAGTGTAGGAGAACTGATGCAGTTCTTTCACTTTTATTTTTTTGGCAACCCCGAAGGACTAGCTTTTAATGGCACTAAAGACGATATGGGAACAAGTTTAGTGCAACCTATGGTTAAAGCTATTCAAAATAATGGCGGCAAAATTATCACGGGTGCAAATGTCAGTGAAATATCTGCTGTAGAAGGTAAGATTGATAGACTGAAATATTATATTGGCAGTAATAAAAATCATGTTCCCTTTTGGGTAAAGCAGAACTCGATTATTGATAGCGAAAAAATTAACTATTTCGGTGCGGCTGATGAGATGTTTGCGATCGCATCTGGTAGTAAAGAAGCGATTTCTCTAACTTGCACTCATCAAGGTTGTACCGTGAAGATGGCAGCAGATGGTAAGTTCCATTGCCCTTGTCATGGAGCAGTTTTTGCTGCTGATGGTAAAGTGTTAAAAGGGCCGGCTCAAAGAAATTTACCTCAATATCAAGTATCACAAAAGCAAGATGATCAGGTGCAACTGGTAGCAGCGAATCAAGAATCAACCTTACTAGAGACAATTCAAGCAGATTATTATGTCTTTGCTACCGATGTACCGGGAGTACAACAGCTATTTAACCGAGTTAATGGTGATATTGATCAAAAAGTGCGATCGCAGGTAGAAGATTTGAGTATTGCCGATCCTTTTGCTGTGTGTCGTTTTTGGTTTGATCGCGATTTTGTCTGGGAACAAAGCAACTTTACTTCTTTGTCAGGCTACCAGTTAACTGATAGCATCACCCTTTATCACCGCATTCAATCACAATTCGTTGATTGGGCGCAACGCACTGGCGGTAGTGTTGTTGAGTTACATGCCTATTGCTATAAAGAAAAAGAATTTCCTCATCAAGAAGCTTTACTCACAACTTTTGCTAATGAACTATATGAAATTGTGCCTGAATTAAAGCAAGCAAATTTACTGCACCGAGAATTAGTCAATCAAAAGAACTTTTCAGGATATCCACCAAATAGTTATGCAGAACGTCCAGAAACTAGTACCTGCATTTCTAATTTAATGTTTGCCGGAGATTGGGTAAAAATGCCTTTTCCTTGTGGATTAATGGAACGGGCTGTTAGTAGTGGTTTACTAGCAGCCAACGAAATTTTACACCGAGAGGGTTTGCAGAGGCGATCGCTTTTATCGGTAAATCCAGAGGGATTATTACAAATTTAG